Proteins from a single region of Streptomyces sp. Tu 3180:
- a CDS encoding GMC family oxidoreductase, with amino-acid sequence MSQENSVQEPGDERDDDSAYDYDVVVVGSGFGGSVSALRLTEKGYRVGVLEAGRRFTRESLPKNSWDLKNYLWAPRLGMYGIQRIHLLGNVMVLAGAGVGGGSLNYANTLYVPPKPFFDDPQWRDITDWQEELAPYYDQARRMLGVRINPTTTPSDVHLKAAAERMGVGDTFHLAPVGVFFGDGGDADGTVRAKPGQEVPDPYFGGAGPSRRACAECGECMTGCRHGAKNTLNENYLHLAEKAGAVVHPMTTVVSVTEDSRGGYAVATLPTDDRRKGRGRTFRARRVVLAAGTYGTQTLLHRMKAGGLLPHLSDRLGELTRTNSEALVGAQTDDRRYRRATGAPKVDFTRGVAITSSIHPDENTHIEPVRYGRGSNSMGSLSILQVPYAGGGSGAARVLGWLGNAARHPWLMLRSLSNRRWSERTIIGLVMQSLDNSLTTYLKPSGIGRGLLTARQGHGAPNPKQIKAATDGASALAAEINGFAGSNVGELTGMPLTAHFLGGCPIGASRETGVIDPYHRLYGHSGISVVDGAAVSANLGVNPSLTITAQAERAMSYWPNKGEADPRPEQGAAYRRLQPVEPKSPAVPADAFGALKLPFLGMPTVPPKK; translated from the coding sequence GTGTCACAGGAGAACTCCGTCCAAGAGCCGGGCGACGAACGGGACGACGACTCCGCGTACGACTACGACGTCGTGGTCGTCGGATCCGGCTTCGGCGGCTCGGTCTCGGCGCTCCGCCTCACCGAGAAGGGCTACCGCGTCGGCGTCCTGGAAGCGGGCCGCCGCTTCACCCGGGAGTCCCTGCCGAAGAACTCCTGGGACCTGAAGAACTACCTGTGGGCGCCCAGGCTCGGCATGTACGGCATCCAGCGCATCCACCTGCTGGGCAACGTCATGGTCCTGGCCGGCGCGGGCGTCGGCGGCGGCTCCCTCAACTACGCCAACACCCTGTACGTACCGCCCAAGCCCTTCTTCGACGACCCGCAGTGGCGTGACATCACGGACTGGCAGGAGGAGCTGGCGCCGTACTACGACCAGGCGCGGCGCATGCTCGGCGTCCGGATCAACCCGACGACGACCCCGTCGGACGTGCACCTGAAGGCGGCGGCCGAGCGGATGGGCGTGGGCGACACCTTCCACCTGGCCCCGGTCGGCGTCTTCTTCGGCGACGGCGGGGACGCGGACGGGACGGTGAGGGCGAAGCCGGGGCAGGAGGTCCCCGACCCGTACTTCGGCGGGGCGGGGCCGTCGCGGCGGGCCTGCGCCGAGTGCGGCGAGTGCATGACCGGCTGCCGGCACGGCGCGAAGAACACCCTCAACGAGAACTACCTCCACCTCGCCGAGAAGGCGGGCGCGGTCGTCCACCCGATGACGACGGTCGTGTCGGTGACGGAGGACTCGCGGGGCGGCTACGCCGTCGCCACGCTCCCGACCGACGACCGCCGCAAGGGAAGGGGCCGCACCTTCCGGGCCCGCCGGGTCGTCCTGGCGGCCGGCACGTACGGCACCCAGACGCTGCTGCACCGCATGAAGGCCGGCGGCCTGCTGCCGCACCTGTCGGACCGGCTGGGCGAGCTGACCCGCACCAACTCCGAGGCGCTGGTCGGAGCCCAGACCGACGACCGCCGTTACCGCAGGGCGACCGGCGCGCCGAAGGTGGACTTCACCCGCGGCGTCGCCATCACGTCCTCCATCCACCCGGACGAGAACACCCACATCGAGCCGGTCCGCTACGGCCGCGGCTCCAACTCGATGGGCTCCCTGTCCATCCTCCAGGTCCCGTACGCGGGCGGCGGCTCGGGCGCGGCCAGGGTGCTCGGCTGGCTGGGCAACGCGGCGAGGCACCCCTGGCTGATGCTCCGTTCCCTCTCCAACCGGCGCTGGTCGGAGCGGACCATCATCGGCCTGGTGATGCAGTCGCTGGACAACTCCCTGACGACCTACCTGAAGCCGTCCGGGATCGGCCGCGGCCTGCTCACCGCCCGGCAGGGGCACGGCGCGCCCAACCCCAAGCAGATCAAGGCGGCCACGGACGGCGCGTCGGCGCTGGCGGCCGAGATCAACGGCTTCGCGGGCTCCAACGTCGGTGAGCTGACGGGGATGCCGCTGACCGCCCACTTCCTGGGCGGCTGCCCGATCGGCGCCTCCCGCGAGACCGGCGTGATCGACCCGTACCACCGCCTCTACGGCCACTCCGGGATCTCGGTCGTGGACGGTGCCGCGGTCTCGGCGAACCTGGGGGTGAACCCGTCCCTGACCATCACGGCCCAGGCCGAGCGGGCGATGTCGTACTGGCCCAACAAGGGCGAGGCCGACCCGCGTCCGGAGCAGGGCGCCGCCTACCGGCGCCTCCAGCCGGTCGAGCCGAAGTCCCCGGCGGTCCCGGCGGACGCGTTCGGCGCGCTGAAGCTGCCGTTCCTGGGCATGCCGACGGTGCCGCCGAAGAAGTGA